The following coding sequences are from one Chitinophagales bacterium window:
- a CDS encoding T9SS type A sorting domain-containing protein, with protein MKNFLLFAFCFLQLSSYSQFSCGTKDKDYDKWIEDIGRPELHPDFLQPRSIIYIPMHYHIITRSNGFGGYPLNYLYFIHCDMNYHFEKSKINIRFYIDTISYIKSDNYFDIQKPEDETVMGLYNTLNHCNVYLVNNPNGACGYVTDFPTMGPPSQRSGIFMQASAEKFDCSNPGNKTLPHEMGHWLDLRHTFFKWEGLSYPPNLSQHPKSEWENVDRTGALANCLTKGDGFCDTDPDYVANRWKCPYAGNPLSDANGKTLLMNKIGRNFMSYSDDDCSDTFSPQQANRMVAAMQNYTDRKDLLLLKVPVFPEIGSFSYFYPKQQTSPNARYARKNFQLKWNSLPGTTRYLVTLGKSTTTTISNTYDFLPTDLLVDTLITDTFLSIPDIKLGPALNNTYFYWKVRAVNKMSSCGDNVISNQAFRLRDIKFNFVGVNPKCFGEKNGQLLIQDSTGVATNTYVYNGSNVSGKQIDNVGAGLHTLEVKLQDGTSVFFDTRLSEPSKITATTTYPANFAATVTAQGGTPPYTYNWSNGKTGGSQTGLAAGSYVITVTDKNGCKLEEYQVKINANGSGGSNIHTNSLSEIDVFPTKVKYGEIINITEIKQPTSLQIFDLSGKLIKSDFLSQTTTIVWDIKTTGQYLIKLSNSSGEKVLKLESVY; from the coding sequence ATGAAAAACTTTTTACTATTTGCCTTCTGTTTTTTACAGTTAAGCTCTTATTCTCAATTTAGCTGTGGCACAAAGGATAAAGATTACGATAAATGGATAGAGGATATTGGCAGACCAGAGTTACATCCAGATTTTTTGCAGCCTAGGTCTATAATATATATACCGATGCACTACCATATCATTACTAGGAGTAATGGTTTTGGAGGCTATCCACTAAACTATTTATATTTTATTCATTGTGATATGAATTATCATTTTGAAAAATCAAAAATTAATATACGTTTTTACATAGATACCATTAGCTATATAAAATCAGACAATTATTTTGATATACAAAAACCAGAGGATGAGACCGTCATGGGTCTTTACAATACTTTAAATCATTGCAATGTATACTTAGTGAATAATCCAAATGGAGCCTGTGGATATGTGACCGATTTTCCTACCATGGGTCCACCTTCTCAGAGAAGCGGCATTTTTATGCAAGCATCTGCAGAAAAGTTTGACTGTTCAAATCCTGGTAACAAAACACTTCCGCACGAAATGGGACATTGGTTAGATCTACGACATACATTTTTCAAATGGGAAGGTTTAAGCTATCCTCCTAATTTGTCTCAGCATCCCAAAAGTGAATGGGAAAATGTAGATAGAACAGGCGCTTTGGCTAATTGTCTGACCAAAGGAGATGGATTCTGCGATACAGACCCAGATTATGTAGCGAATAGATGGAAATGCCCATATGCAGGCAATCCATTATCTGATGCTAATGGCAAAACACTTTTGATGAATAAAATTGGTCGAAATTTTATGTCCTATTCAGACGATGACTGTTCGGATACATTTTCACCTCAGCAGGCTAATCGAATGGTGGCAGCTATGCAGAACTATACTGACCGAAAGGATTTACTGCTTTTAAAAGTTCCTGTATTTCCAGAAATTGGGAGCTTCTCTTATTTTTACCCTAAGCAGCAAACGAGTCCTAATGCAAGATATGCACGAAAGAATTTTCAATTGAAGTGGAATAGCCTACCAGGTACTACTAGGTATTTAGTGACTTTGGGTAAAAGTACGACGACAACAATAAGTAATACCTACGATTTTTTACCTACTGATTTATTAGTCGATACACTTATCACAGATACGTTTTTATCTATTCCTGATATAAAATTAGGTCCCGCATTGAATAATACCTATTTTTATTGGAAAGTACGTGCTGTGAATAAAATGTCATCTTGTGGAGATAATGTCATATCAAATCAGGCATTTAGATTACGTGATATCAAGTTCAATTTTGTAGGAGTGAATCCAAAGTGTTTTGGCGAAAAGAATGGTCAATTATTGATTCAAGATAGTACAGGGGTAGCTACAAATACTTATGTTTATAATGGATCCAATGTTTCTGGAAAACAGATAGATAATGTAGGTGCTGGATTGCATACATTGGAAGTAAAGCTACAAGACGGAACCTCAGTATTCTTCGATACGCGTCTAAGTGAACCCTCAAAAATTACTGCTACGACTACCTATCCTGCTAATTTTGCTGCTACAGTTACAGCACAGGGAGGCACTCCGCCATATACCTACAACTGGAGTAATGGCAAAACAGGAGGCAGTCAAACAGGTTTAGCCGCTGGCTCCTATGTAATCACGGTTACAGATAAAAATGGATGTAAGTTAGAGGAATACCAAGTAAAAATAAATGCGAATGGTTCAGGGGGTAGCAATATTCACACAAATTCACTCTCAGAAATTGATGTTTTCCCTACTAAAGTGAAGTATGGGGAAATTATTAATATTACAGAAATCAAGCAACCTACTAGTTTGCAAATTTTCGATTTATCAGGCAAATTGATTAAATCAGATTTTTTGTCACAAACTACCACAATCGTATGGGATATTAAAACAACAGGACAGTATCTAATTAAACTATCCAATAGCTCAGGAGAAAAAGTTCTGAAATTAGAGAGTGTATATTAG
- a CDS encoding LEA type 2 family protein has product MKPFIFILILFGLASCQITAPTFKNLGQWRVANINGSQVTVSNVAYFYNPNKIDGLKLNAINLAVQTEGKNLGKVEISEPGMSIPKLSDFQVPISFVVSMSDLIGNLASIINIVSGKTVDLRCVGEVKVGYAVINKSIRIDQTLPINIKDIK; this is encoded by the coding sequence ATGAAACCATTTATCTTCATACTAATTTTATTCGGTTTAGCTTCTTGCCAGATAACAGCCCCTACCTTTAAAAATCTGGGACAATGGAGAGTAGCTAACATCAATGGCTCACAGGTGACAGTATCCAATGTAGCCTATTTTTATAACCCTAATAAAATAGACGGATTAAAGCTAAACGCCATCAATCTAGCGGTACAAACAGAAGGTAAGAATCTGGGTAAAGTAGAAATTAGTGAGCCGGGTATGTCTATACCTAAGTTGTCAGATTTTCAGGTTCCGATTAGTTTCGTAGTGAGTATGTCTGATTTAATAGGAAATTTAGCGTCTATAATCAATATCGTTTCTGGTAAAACGGTTGATTTAAGATGTGTAGGAGAAGTAAAAGTTGGGTATGCAGTTATCAATAAGTCTATTAGAATAGATCAAACGCTACCTATAAATATTAAGGATATTAAATAA